From a single Larimichthys crocea isolate SSNF chromosome XIII, L_crocea_2.0, whole genome shotgun sequence genomic region:
- the LOC104940559 gene encoding LOW QUALITY PROTEIN: oxysterol-binding protein-related protein 3-like (The sequence of the model RefSeq protein was modified relative to this genomic sequence to represent the inferred CDS: inserted 1 base in 1 codon): MTSPSPTHSDSSGSSKHESNQDSWEIVEGLRGVPASMQEPDRQEGILLKRRKWPMKGWHKRYFVLEKGILKYGKRGTDLKKGKLHGCIDVGLSVMSIKKKAMCIDLDTEDNIYHLKVKSPELFEEWVSKLRHHRVFRQNEIAMYPHERHLFHPHASSSPSLNDTLRKRATLTKQASVHQAKVSSWLHSSGDMDKCCKDLEECESYLLELNLLLKSMEVLHRTYSAPAISALQASNYDIPKKEKRPRRWRSKNNGKETKATLQVPSCISSQSPRLHASNPNLSTTDSNTQEVCPESPDSPTDVSRLQEDFCRLANNIHSTLKSTFSSLVAERDRLRHTIDLQGPQPVQVMGLKTTYASVSASVILRDYXHTHPLHLSPSSFTQLTSSSHQECKGGSPLVHQVSNESKASIPESISEFFDAQEYLLSSSSSEVSDDDSYISDVSDSVSMDTYSNEGGSERHNSVSNVLTLARRRSTLPSPSPDSGVSLWNILRNNIGKDLSKVAMPVHLNEPINTLQRLCEELEYSELLDTANQTQDPYQRMVYVATFAISAYASSYYRAGSKPFNPVLGETYECDRPDKNFKFIAEQVSHHPPVSACHADSKNFTFWQDVRWKNKFWGKSMEIVPMGTTHVTLPAFGDHYEWNKVTSCIHNILSGQRWIEHYGEMSIKNINSNACQCKITFVKARTWSSTVNEIEGVVTNSNGKVVHSIFGKWHESVFQGDPPSATCIWRANSMPGDQEQYYGFTQFAVELNELDSALKPLLPPTDTRFRPDQRLLEEGNTEGAEEQKQRIEQLQRERRKVLQDNNMTHQPRFFKKSNNDTWISNNTYWELRREPGFTKMDFPVLW, encoded by the exons ATGACGTCGCCGTCACCCactcacagtgacagcagcgGCTCCTCTAAGCATGAGAGTAACCag GACAGCTGGGAGATTGTGGAGGGGCTCAGGGGGGTTCCTGCCAGCATGCAGGAGCCTGACAGACAAGAAGGTATCTtgctgaagaggaggaagtggcCCATGAAGGGGTGGCATAAG AGATACTTTGTGTTGGAGAAAGGCATCTTGAAGTATGGAAAACGTGGAACTGAT CTCAAGAAGGGAAAGCTTCACGGCTGCATTGACGTCGGCCTCTCCGTCATGTCAATCAAGAAGAAGGCCATGTGCATCGATCTGGACACGGAGGATAACATCTATCACCTGAAG GTGAAGTCTCCGGAGCTCTTTGAGGAGTGGGTGTCAAAGCTACGTCATCACCGCGTGTTCCGGCAGAACGAGATCGCCATGTATCCCCACGAGAGGCACCTCTTTCACCCCCACGCCTCATCCTCCCCCTCGCTCAATGACACCCTAAGAAAA AGGGCTACTCTCACTAAGCAGGCGTCGGTCCACCAGGCTAAGGTCAGCTCCTGGCTCCACTCCTCAGGGGACATGGACAAGTGCTGCAAAg ACTTGGAGGAATGTGAATCGTATCTGCTCGAACTCAACCTGCTGCTAAAGAGCATGGAGGTCCTCCACCGCACGTACTCTGCCCCGGCCATTAGTGCACTACAG GCGTCAAATTATGACATCcccaaaaaagagaagaggccAAGGAGATGGCGATCCAAAAACAATGGCAAAGAAACCAAAGCCACACTACAG GTCCCGAGCTGCATCTCCTCCCAGTCTCCTCGTCTCCACGCCTCCAACCCCAACCTCTCCACCACTGATTCAAACACCCAGGAGGTCTGTCCCGAATCACCAGACTCACCTACAGATGTGTCCCGTCTTCAGGAGGACTTCTGCAGGCTGGCTAACAACA tCCACTCCACGCTGAAATCAACTTTTAGTTCCCTAGtagcagaaagagacagactgagacacacCATCGACCTGCAGGGCCCACAGCCAGTGCAGGTCATGGGCTTGAAGACCACCTATGCCTCGGTGAGTGCCTCTGTGATTCTGCGTGATT ACCACACACATCCTCTCCATCTATCACCATCCAGTTTCACTCAACTGACCTCTTCTTCTCATCAGGAATGTAAAGGCGGCTCCCCCTTGGTCCACCAGGTGTCCAATGAGAGCAAAGCGTCTATTCCAGAGTCGATATCAGAGTTTTTCGATGCTCAggagtacctcctctcctcttcttcctctgag GTGTCTGATGATGACTCGTACATCAGTGATGTCAGTGACAGCGTCTCCATGGATACCTACAGCAACGAGGGAGGCAGTGAGAGACACAACTCTG TTAGCAACGTGTTGACCCTGGCTCGTCGACGCTCCACGCTGCCCTCTCCCAGCCCAGACAGCGGCGTGAGCCTGTGGAACATCCTGAGGAACAACATCGGCAAGGACCTGTCCAAGGTGGCCATGCCGGTGCATCTCAACGAACCAATCAACACCCTGCAAAGGCTGTGCGAGGAGTTGGAGTACAGCGAGCTGCTGGACACCGCCAATCAGACCCAAGATCCTTACCAGCGCATG GTGTATGTTGCTACATTTGCTATATCTGCATATGCATCCAGCTACTATCGAGCAGGAAGTAAACCCTTCAACCCCGTCCTTGGAGAGACGTACGAGTGTGACAGACCGGATAAAAACTTCAAGTTTATAGCCGAACAG GTGAGTCATCATCCTCCTGTGTCGGCATGTCACGCTGATTCAAAGAACTTCACCTTTTGGCAAG ATGTGCGATGGAAAAATAAATTCTGGGGCAAATCCATGGAAATTGTTCCCATGGGAACCACCCATGTTACACTACCTGC GTTTGGGGACCACTACGAATGGAACAAAGTGACATCCTGCATCCACAACATCCTGAGCGGCCAGCGCTGGATCGAACACTACGGAGAGATGTCTATCAAAAATATCAACAGTAACGCCTGCCAGTGTAAAATCACATTCGTCAAG GCAAGAACATGGAGCTCTACAGTGAACGAGATAGAGGGCGTGGTTACAAATTCAAATGGGAAAGTGGTGCACTCCATTTTCGGAAAATGGCACGAGTCGGTTTTTCAAGGAGACCCACCCTCAGCCACGTGTATCTGGAGAGCAA aCTCCATGCCAGGGGACCAAGAGCAGTACTATGGCTTCACCCAGTTTGCAGTAGAGCTAAATGAGCTGGACTCCGCCCTGAAACCTCTGCTGCCCCCCACAGACACACGCTTCAGACCGGACCAAAG GCTGTTGGAAGAGGGGAACACAGAAGGTGCCGAGGAGCAGAAACAGAGAATAGAGCAGctccagagggagaggaggaaagtgcTGCAGGACAACAACATGACACACCAGCCACGCTTTTTCAA GAAGTCTAACAACGACACGTGGATCAGCAACAACACGTACTGGGAGCTGCGCAGGGAACCTGGATTCACTAAAATGGACTTTCCTGTGTTGTGGTGA